In Niallia sp. FSL W8-0635, one genomic interval encodes:
- a CDS encoding iron-siderophore ABC transporter substrate-binding protein, translating to MFKKQRKPFIHIFIFSIVAILLLVGCSSQSSSKSDEEKSNDSNTDSQYPLTIKHAFGESIIEEKPERVATIAWSNQDVALALGVVPVGFSAANYGVQDDSGMLPWTAEKAKELGEENPNIFQDTDGLDFEAIADSNPDVILAAYSGITQEDYDTLSEIAPVVAYQTSPWVASWREQVTYNSMGMGMEEEGKQLIADTEKFIADKANEFPELKGKKAAFVSVNGADLSKFYIYSPTDPRGEFLTELGMEYPESMTSQITDPASFYLEVSAENADILNDVDIFVSYGNDETLAALQADPIYGKIPAVERGSVVIIEDNTPLAAAGTPSTLSIEYTLDEYLKLLSEAVSKVN from the coding sequence ATGTTTAAAAAACAAAGAAAGCCATTTATTCATATTTTCATATTCTCTATTGTTGCCATTCTTTTACTAGTAGGTTGTTCCAGTCAGTCATCCTCGAAATCGGATGAAGAAAAATCGAATGATTCAAATACAGATTCCCAATATCCACTAACGATTAAACATGCGTTTGGGGAGAGTATAATTGAAGAAAAGCCTGAACGTGTTGCGACGATTGCATGGTCTAACCAAGATGTTGCTCTTGCTCTTGGGGTTGTGCCTGTAGGTTTCTCCGCAGCAAACTATGGTGTTCAAGATGATAGCGGAATGTTACCTTGGACTGCAGAGAAAGCAAAAGAATTAGGGGAAGAAAATCCGAATATCTTCCAGGATACAGATGGTTTAGATTTTGAAGCAATTGCTGATTCTAATCCAGATGTCATTCTTGCAGCTTACTCCGGTATTACACAAGAAGACTATGATACTTTAAGTGAAATTGCACCAGTTGTTGCCTATCAAACTAGTCCTTGGGTAGCGTCTTGGCGTGAACAAGTAACGTACAATTCAATGGGAATGGGCATGGAAGAAGAAGGAAAGCAGCTTATTGCAGATACAGAAAAATTCATTGCAGATAAAGCGAATGAATTTCCTGAATTGAAAGGAAAAAAAGCAGCATTCGTAAGTGTTAATGGTGCTGACTTATCGAAATTTTATATCTATTCACCAACAGATCCACGAGGTGAATTCCTTACAGAGTTAGGAATGGAATATCCGGAAAGTATGACAAGTCAAATTACGGATCCAGCTAGTTTCTATTTGGAAGTAAGTGCTGAAAACGCAGATATATTAAATGATGTAGATATTTTCGTATCGTATGGAAATGACGAAACACTTGCAGCTTTACAGGCTGATCCAATCTATGGGAAAATTCCAGCGGTAGAGAGAGGGTCTGTTGTCATTATTGAGGATAATACTCCACTTGCAGCAGCAGGAACACCAAGTACACTCTCTATTGAATACACTTTAGATGAATACTTAAAATTACTCTCAGAAGCTGTAAGTAAAGTGAACTAA
- a CDS encoding FecCD family ABC transporter permease has product MDHTSVLKNKQLVLPRKFISVLLLSIVLLGISILASLAFGSRAVGWNEILDGLFHPEVQSHGANVVRQRIARTVFSLMCGAALGVSGALMQSVTRNPIADPSILGVNTGAALFVVCGISFFHIGSAGQYIWFALAGAVLTAIFVFGIGSMGSGGATPLKLVLAGAATSAALSSLVMAIMIPRSNVMDQFRFWQVGSVGAGNWDSISIFIPFLIVGILIAFFSAPALNALALGDEVATGLGVRTGTLRLIAAFGGVLLCGAATALAGPIGFIGLLATHVIRLLIGPDLRYIIPMSAVAGAIILTISDVFGRILGSPGELEVGVVTAFIGAPILILITMKAKMRAL; this is encoded by the coding sequence ATGGATCATACATCCGTTTTAAAAAATAAGCAGTTAGTATTACCGAGAAAGTTTATAAGTGTACTTTTACTTTCTATTGTCTTACTTGGTATAAGTATATTGGCGTCTCTTGCTTTTGGATCTCGTGCAGTTGGCTGGAATGAAATACTGGATGGATTATTCCATCCAGAAGTGCAGTCCCACGGGGCAAATGTTGTTCGCCAAAGAATTGCTAGAACTGTATTTAGTTTAATGTGTGGTGCTGCATTAGGAGTTTCTGGGGCTCTTATGCAATCTGTCACGCGTAATCCGATTGCAGATCCTAGCATATTAGGAGTGAACACAGGTGCGGCACTATTCGTTGTTTGTGGAATATCCTTTTTTCATATTGGTTCTGCTGGTCAATACATTTGGTTTGCATTAGCAGGAGCGGTTTTAACTGCCATTTTTGTATTCGGAATTGGTTCGATGGGGAGTGGCGGTGCCACCCCCCTTAAACTCGTTTTGGCGGGAGCTGCGACAAGTGCAGCCTTATCATCGCTTGTAATGGCCATTATGATTCCGCGTTCCAATGTGATGGATCAATTTAGATTTTGGCAGGTAGGCAGTGTTGGAGCTGGAAATTGGGATTCTATTTCTATTTTCATTCCTTTTCTAATTGTAGGTATTCTAATCGCCTTTTTTTCTGCTCCTGCCTTAAACGCTTTAGCACTAGGGGATGAGGTAGCTACAGGATTAGGTGTACGGACGGGAACACTTAGACTTATTGCGGCATTTGGAGGCGTATTATTGTGTGGGGCAGCAACAGCACTAGCGGGTCCAATTGGCTTTATCGGTCTGCTTGCAACACATGTGATTCGACTCCTTATTGGTCCTGATTTACGTTATATTATCCCTATGTCAGCTGTGGCAGGAGCAATTATATTAACCATTTCAGATGTATTTGGTCGAATTCTTGGCAGTCCTGGTGAGCTTGAAGTAGGCGTTGTTACGGCATTTATTGGTGCTCCTATACTAATCTTAATTACTATGAAAGCGAAAATGCGTGCGTTATGA
- a CDS encoding FecCD family ABC transporter permease produces the protein MMNESINLIMVGRIKRRRRFIFVTCFLAVIAFVLCGTMLMLGNTIYPVGDVISVLLGEQVKGASFAVGTIRFPRMIAGVFAGFAFGISGYVFQTMLRNPLANPNVIGITAGSSAAAVFCIIVLHASSAFVSIASIIGGLATVVVIFLLSKGTSFSIGRLILIGIGIQAMLNAVISYLLLIGQHHDVPTAMRWLSGSLNGAKMENLYALMITVLIFAPIIIFLGKRLDMLELGEQTATSLGVNTDRTRVILIISSVLIIALATATTGPIAFVAFLSGPIAKRLVGIGFSSVIPAGLVGIILVLASDLIGQFAFVARYPVGVITGILGAPYLIMLLIRMNRKEEL, from the coding sequence ATGATGAATGAATCGATTAATCTAATTATGGTAGGTAGAATAAAAAGACGTCGTCGTTTTATATTTGTGACTTGCTTCCTTGCCGTCATTGCTTTTGTGCTATGCGGTACGATGCTTATGCTAGGAAACACGATTTATCCTGTTGGGGATGTAATCAGTGTATTGTTAGGTGAGCAAGTAAAAGGAGCCTCCTTTGCAGTGGGAACAATCCGTTTTCCAAGAATGATTGCGGGAGTGTTTGCGGGATTTGCTTTTGGTATTTCTGGATATGTGTTTCAAACGATGCTTCGCAATCCTTTAGCGAATCCAAATGTTATCGGAATAACAGCGGGTTCAAGTGCTGCTGCTGTTTTTTGTATTATTGTTCTGCATGCAAGTAGTGCTTTTGTTTCGATTGCTTCCATTATCGGTGGACTAGCAACAGTAGTTGTTATTTTTCTATTATCAAAAGGTACTTCCTTTTCCATTGGTAGATTAATTTTAATTGGAATCGGAATTCAAGCAATGCTAAATGCTGTAATATCTTATTTATTGCTTATCGGACAACATCATGATGTTCCTACAGCAATGAGGTGGTTAAGTGGTAGTTTAAATGGAGCCAAAATGGAAAATCTTTATGCCCTTATGATTACCGTTCTTATCTTTGCACCTATCATCATTTTCCTCGGAAAGCGATTAGATATGTTAGAGCTTGGAGAACAAACAGCAACGTCTCTTGGTGTTAATACAGATAGAACAAGGGTTATTTTGATTATTAGTTCGGTACTAATCATTGCTTTAGCTACTGCTACAACAGGGCCTATTGCATTTGTCGCATTCCTTTCTGGACCTATCGCAAAAAGACTAGTGGGCATTGGATTTTCTAGTGTTATACCAGCAGGTCTTGTAGGGATCATTTTAGTTTTGGCATCTGATCTTATTGGACAGTTTGCGTTTGTTGCGAGATACCCTGTAGGTGTTATCACCGGTATTCTAGGTGCTCCATACTTAATCATGCTATTAATCCGAATGAATCGAAAGGAGGAATTGTAA
- a CDS encoding ABC transporter ATP-binding protein yields the protein MEKIHEFRAEKLTSGYDNKMILQDIELEIPNNKISVIIGANGCGKSTLLKTLSNLIKSSSGTITLDGKSISKIPSKQLARILGILPQSPIVPEGIKVADLVGRGRFPHQTFLSGWSKKDYEAVADAMEMMKITEFANRDIDELSGGQRQRVWIAMALAQQTDILFLDEPTTFLDITYQVEILDLLTDLNRKYGTTIVMVLHDINLSARYADYIFALEKGKLVGEGKPEDIITSTLVEDIFGLNCTVINDPVSGTPLVVPKGRYHVKI from the coding sequence ATGGAAAAGATACATGAATTTCGAGCGGAAAAGTTAACATCGGGCTATGATAATAAAATGATATTACAAGATATTGAGCTTGAAATTCCGAATAATAAAATCAGTGTTATTATCGGAGCGAATGGCTGCGGGAAATCAACCCTCTTAAAAACCCTATCCAATCTCATTAAATCTTCGTCTGGAACTATTACACTAGATGGAAAATCGATTAGTAAAATTCCATCAAAGCAATTAGCTCGAATTCTCGGTATTTTACCGCAATCGCCTATTGTGCCAGAAGGAATAAAAGTAGCAGATTTAGTTGGTCGAGGGAGATTCCCTCATCAAACGTTCTTAAGTGGTTGGTCAAAAAAGGATTATGAAGCGGTTGCTGATGCAATGGAAATGATGAAGATAACAGAATTTGCTAATCGTGATATTGATGAACTGTCAGGCGGTCAAAGGCAGCGTGTTTGGATTGCGATGGCATTAGCCCAGCAAACAGATATTTTATTTCTTGATGAGCCGACAACTTTCCTAGATATCACTTATCAAGTAGAAATTTTAGATCTATTAACAGATTTAAATCGGAAATATGGGACAACTATTGTGATGGTATTGCATGATATTAATCTTTCGGCGCGATATGCGGATTATATTTTTGCACTGGAAAAAGGCAAACTTGTAGGGGAAGGAAAACCGGAAGATATTATTACAAGTACATTGGTTGAAGATATTTTTGGTCTTAATTGTACGGTGATTAATGATCCGGTTTCTGGTACTCCTTTGGTTGTTCCTAAAGGAAGATATCACGTTAAAATATAG